The following are encoded in a window of Candidatus Neomarinimicrobiota bacterium genomic DNA:
- a CDS encoding TRAP transporter large permease subunit has product MIRRKLHALEDLAVILILTIMAVLPMAEVLAREIFKTSITGSIVMVQHLTLWIGFVGAMLASREGRLLSLTGETTWLRDRWGEWAGVGSGIASVGVTFALLVASYHLMSVERAFPRSIQGPIQIWMAQLVMPVGFGIMAWRLLTRSSSQWRYRLLVLAGVALLAYLGIGRELQGGWAVYVGFAGLIAAVIMGAPIFVILGGAAILLFWNELGVMAAIPAETYRIVVHPMLPTIPLFTMAGYFFAESGASRRLVRVFRAWFGWIPGGTPLVSVLVCAFFTSFTGGSGVTILALGGLLFPMLIKDLYSRKFSTGLLTASGSIGLLFPPSLPVILYGIRAQTPIDRLFLAGILPGLLLVTIVSTWGIRQGILGKTQRTRFRLREAWESLWEAKWEVLTPVIVLGGLFGGVATLVETAAVTAVYAFAIQVFVYRDLKITKDIIPTMVNCATLVGGVLIILGVAMGLTSYLVDAQVPTRALYWVQAHIHSKIVFLLALNGALLIVGALMDIFSAIIVVVPLIAPMGQAFGIDPVHLGIIFLVNLELGYLTPPIGMNLFLSSYRFDSTLPRVYLSVIPYLIILAIGVLVITYIPAITLTVPALFGK; this is encoded by the coding sequence ATGATCCGGCGCAAACTGCACGCTCTGGAGGATCTGGCTGTAATCCTTATTCTGACCATTATGGCCGTTCTGCCCATGGCCGAAGTCCTGGCCCGGGAAATTTTCAAGACCAGCATCACCGGGTCGATTGTCATGGTCCAGCACCTGACACTCTGGATCGGCTTTGTGGGTGCCATGTTGGCTTCCCGGGAGGGGCGCTTGCTGTCCCTGACCGGCGAGACCACCTGGCTGAGGGACCGGTGGGGTGAATGGGCCGGAGTCGGATCCGGAATTGCCTCAGTAGGCGTCACATTCGCTCTTCTAGTGGCCAGTTACCATCTCATGTCAGTAGAACGGGCTTTCCCGCGCAGCATCCAGGGGCCGATACAGATATGGATGGCGCAGCTGGTGATGCCGGTGGGATTTGGCATCATGGCATGGCGGCTGCTCACGCGGAGCAGTTCCCAGTGGCGTTACCGGTTGCTGGTGCTGGCAGGCGTTGCTTTGCTGGCCTACTTAGGGATTGGCAGGGAGCTGCAGGGCGGCTGGGCCGTCTACGTGGGATTCGCCGGTCTAATCGCCGCCGTCATCATGGGAGCCCCGATCTTCGTCATTCTGGGCGGTGCAGCCATTTTGCTTTTCTGGAATGAATTGGGCGTCATGGCCGCCATTCCAGCGGAGACGTATCGCATCGTGGTTCATCCCATGTTGCCAACGATTCCCCTATTCACCATGGCTGGCTACTTTTTTGCTGAAAGTGGTGCTTCAAGGCGTTTGGTGCGGGTGTTCCGGGCCTGGTTCGGCTGGATTCCCGGCGGTACACCGCTGGTATCGGTGCTGGTATGTGCTTTCTTTACCTCGTTCACCGGCGGCTCCGGTGTGACGATCCTGGCCCTGGGCGGCCTGCTGTTTCCGATGCTTATCAAAGACCTTTACAGCCGAAAATTCTCCACCGGCCTGTTGACCGCCTCCGGCTCCATAGGACTACTGTTCCCCCCCAGCCTGCCGGTCATTCTTTACGGCATCCGGGCTCAGACCCCCATCGACCGTCTTTTTCTGGCGGGCATATTGCCCGGTTTATTGCTGGTAACCATTGTTTCCACATGGGGCATCAGGCAGGGCATTCTGGGCAAAACCCAGAGGACCCGGTTCCGACTGCGGGAGGCCTGGGAATCGCTGTGGGAGGCGAAGTGGGAGGTACTCACGCCGGTCATTGTCTTAGGAGGTTTATTCGGTGGAGTGGCAACCCTGGTAGAGACAGCTGCTGTCACGGCCGTCTACGCCTTCGCGATCCAGGTCTTTGTTTACCGCGACTTGAAAATAACCAAAGATATTATCCCCACCATGGTCAATTGTGCCACCCTAGTAGGCGGGGTGCTGATTATCCTGGGAGTAGCCATGGGACTGACCAGTTATCTTGTGGATGCTCAGGTGCCCACACGAGCCCTTTACTGGGTCCAGGCCCATATCCACTCCAAGATAGTATTCCTCCTCGCCCTGAACGGTGCCCTTCTCATCGTCGGGGCGCTCATGGACATTTTTTCAGCCATCATCGTGGTGGTGCCGCTCATTGCCCCCATGGGCCAGGCCTTCGGAATCGACCCGGTGCACCTGGGAATTATCTTCCTGGTGAATCTGGAACTGGGCTACCTGACCCCTCCCATTGGGATGAACCTGTTCCTCAGCAGCTACCGCTTTGACTCAACCCTGCCCAGAGTGTACTTGTCCGTAATCCCCTACTTGATCATCCTGGCCATCGGTGTACTGGTCATCACTTACATACCGGCCATAACGCTCACTGTTCCGGCCCTGTTCGGCAAGTAG